A genomic window from Lotus japonicus ecotype B-129 chromosome 1, LjGifu_v1.2 includes:
- the LOC130733238 gene encoding cytochrome b561 domain-containing protein At4g18260-like yields MGFQQKLFQASLVITMFLIVSASQQHKKAKGIHSRNKDHHTKINPRLHFEITLHGFLLWASLAFLMPVGVLVIRLSSGDGNRRRLRIIFYAHAVLQKLAVLLATVGAIMSIKNFNLSFNNNHQRVGVALYGIIWLQVLVGIFRPQRGSKRRRLWFFAHWIIGTAVSIMSVLNIYSGLQAYHEKTSKSIRTWKILFTFQISLIVMFYLLQEKLVYIQNQGVTLGNKLLPSTCEEISLDDKEKALKNEG; encoded by the exons ATGGGATTTCAGCAAAAGCTCTTTCAAGCAAGTTTAGTTATAACCATGTTTCTCATTGTTAGTGCATCCCAACAGCACAAGAAAGCTAAAGGCATTCACTCACGCAATAAAGACCACCACACTAAG ATAAATCCTAGGCTTCACTTTGAAATCACATTACACGGGTTTCTTCTGTGGGCTTCACTGGCGTTCTTGATGCCTGTTGGTGTACTAGTAATTAGATTGTCTAGCGGCGATGGGAATCGAAGAAGGCTCAGAATTATTTTCTATGCTCATGCAGTTTTGCAG AAGCTTGCTGTACTTCTTGCCACGGTTGGAGCAATCATGTCCATAAAAAATTTCAACCTCTCCTTCAACAATAATCATCAAAGAGTAGGGGTGGCATTATATGGAATTATCTGGCTTCAAGTTCTAGTTGGTATTTTTCGACCACAAAG GGGATCCAAAAGAAGAAGACTGTGGTTTTTTGCACACTGGATAATTGGAACTGCAGTGTCAATAATGAGTGTCCTGAACATATATAGTGGTTTACAAGCCTACCATGAAAAAACATCAAAAAGCATCAGAacttggaaaatacttttcacttttcagatATCTTTGATTGTGATGTTTTACCTTCTTCAAGAAAAATTGGTCTACATACAAAACCAAGGAGTGACTTTGGGCAATAAATTACTTCCTTCCACTTGTGAAGAAATTTCTTTAGATGACAAGGAGAAGGCATTGAAGAATGAAGGCTGA
- the LOC130709915 gene encoding aspartyl protease family protein 2-like, with product MVLRVSFFLVLLVTCSVVEVISGNQNHNHNSLINNGSSLAAIKFPDHPSFNVVSEDSGCSFSNSEKLGNLDDDEGGKGEASVAEKPHKQPLKLHLKHRPVSSDVGPEKKSLFDFTAKDLIRIQTLHRRFMEKKNQNTISRLQKQSSSKQSYNPGRAVAVSPAASPPEYFSSSQLVATLESGVSLGSGEYFMDVFIGTPPKHFSLILDTGSDLNWIQCVPCIACFEQSGPYYDPKDSSSFKNISCHDPRCQLVSSPDPPKPCKDENQTCPYFYWYGDSSNTTGDFAVETFTVNLTHNGNSELKHVENVMFGCGHWNRGLFHGAAGLLGLGKGPLSFASQLQSLYGHSFSYCLVDRNSNSSVSSKLIFGEDKELLSHPNLNFTSFVGGKEKENQVDTFYYVQIKSVMVDGEVLKIPEETWNLTAEGAGGTIIDSGTTLTYFADPAYEIIKQAFVKKIKGYELVEGLPPLKPCYNVSGIEKMELPDFGILFADGAVWDFPVENYFIQIESDVVCLAILGTPRSALSIIGNYQQQNFHILYDMKKSRLGYAPMKCADVSESAKMVAFKFHQYQVVGRALPTESDDHPKIYRMKLWATNEVRAKSKFWYFLRKLKKVKKSNGQVLAINEIFEKNPTTIKNYGIWLRYQSRTGYHNMYKEYRDTTLNGAVEHMYNEMASRHRVRSPCIQIIKTATVPAKLCKRESTKQFHNSKIKFPLVYKKIRPPTRKLKTTYKASRPNLFM from the exons ATGGTTTTGagggtttctttctttctggtTCTCCTTGTGACATGCTCTGTGGTGGAGGTCATTTCTGGGAATCAAAATCACAATCACAATAGTCTCATCAACAATGGATCTTCTCTGGCTGCAATAAAGTTCCCTGATCACCCAAGTTTCAATGTTGTCTCTGAGGACTCAGGTTGCAGCTTCTCAAATTCAGAGAAACTAGGGAatcttgatgatgatgaaggtggAAAGGGTGAGGCTTCTGTAGCAGAAAAACCACACAAGCAACCATTGAAGCTCCATTTGAAACACAGGCCAGTGAGCAGTGATGTTGGACCAGAAAAGAAGTCTTTGTTTGATTTCACAGCCAAGGACTTGATCAGAATTCAGACCCTTCATAGAAGGTTCATGGAAAAGAAGAACCAAAACACCATTTCAAGGCTGCAAAAGCAATCAAGTTCAAAGCAGTCCTACAATCCGGGGCGGGCGGTGGCGGTTTCTCCGGCGGCTTCACCGCCGGAATATTTTTCATCCAGCCAGCTTGTGGCAACCTTGGAATCAGGGGTGAGTCTTGGCTCTGGTGAGTACTTCATGGATGTGTTTATTGGAACCCCTCCTAAGCATTTTTCCCTGATACTTGACACTGGTAGTGACCTTAATTGGATTCAATGTGTTCCTTGCATTGCTTGTTTTGAGCAAAGTGGACCTTATTATGATCCTAAGGATTCTAGTTCTTTTAAGAACATAAGCTGCCATGATCCTAGGTGCCAATTGGTTTCATCCCCTGATCCACCAAAGCCTTGCAAGGATGAGAATCAAACTTGTCCTTACTTCTACTGGTATGGTGATAGTTCCAACACAACTGGTGATTTTGCAGTGGAAACTTTCACTGTTAATCTCACCCATAATGGGAATTCAGAGCTCAAACATGTGGAGAATGTGATGTTTGGTTGTGGTCATTGGAATAGAGGTCTATTTCATGGAGCTGCTGGTTTGCTAGGATTGGGAAAAGGACCATTATCTTTTGCTTCTCAGCTTCAATCTCTCTATGGTCATTCCTTTTCCTATTGTCTTGTGGATAGGAACAGCAACTCAAGTGTTAGCAGCAAGTTGATTTTTGGTGAGGATAAAGAGCTTCTCAGCCACCCCAATTTGAATTTCACCTCTTTTGTTGGTggcaaagagaaagagaatcaaGTTGATACATTCTACTATGTTCAGATAAAATCTGTGATGGTTGATGGTGAGGTGCTGAAGATACCAGAGGAGACTTGGAATTTAACAGCAGAAGGTGCTGGTGGCACAATAATTGATTCTGGCACAACCCTAACTTATTTTGCTGACCCTGCTTATGAGATTATAAAACAAGCTTTTGTGAAGAAAATCAAGGGCTATGAACTTGTTGAAGGGCTTCCTCCTCTGAAGCCATGTTACAATGTGTCAGGGATTGAGAAGATGGAGCTACCTGATTTTGGGATCTTGTTTGCAGATGGAGCAGTTTGGGACTTTCCAGTGGAGAATTACTTTATTCAGATTGAATCTGATGTTGTTTGTTTGGCTATTTTGGGGACTCCTAGGTCTGCTCTTTCAATAATTGGAAACTATCAGCAGCAGAATTTTCACATACTCTATGATATGAAGAAATCTAGACTAGGGTATGCACCAATGAAGTGTGCTGATGTG TCGGAATCGGCGAAAATGGTTGCATTCAAG TTTCACCAGTACCAAGTTGTGGGAAGAGCTCTCCCTACCGAATCCGATGACCACCCCAAGATCTACCGGATGAAGCTTTGGGCCACCAATGAGGTCCGTGCCAAATCCAAGTTCTG GTATTTCCTGAGGAagttgaagaaggtgaagaagagTAATGGGCAAGTGCTAGCTATCAATGAG ATTTTTGAGAAAAATCCTACCACTATTAAGAACTATGGAATTTGGCTGCGTTATCAGAGTCGTACCGGTTATCACAATATGTACAAGGAATACCGAGATACCACTCTGAATGGTGCTGTTGAGCACATGTACAACGAAATGGCATCTCGTCACAGGGTGAGGTCTCCATGCATTCAGATCATCAAGACTGCCACCGTCCCAGCTAAGCTGTGCAAAAGGGAGAGCACAAAGCAGTTCCACAACTCCAAGATCAAGTTCCCTTTGGTGTACAAGAAGATTAGGCCCCCAACTAGGAAGCTGAAGACAACATACAAAGCATCCAGGCCCAACCTGTTTATGTGA